A genome region from Bradyrhizobium sp. WSM1417 includes the following:
- a CDS encoding SDR family oxidoreductase yields the protein MKDFAGKIAVITGGGTGMGRELARQLVAEGCNVAMCDVSEAALAETKRLCEVEKLPQGLRVTTHVADVSIEDHLKRFRDELAEQQKTDRIHLLFNNAGIGGGGSLFTNTREQWERTFNICWGGVYLGVRTFLPMLVAADEAHIVNTASVNGFWASIGMNQSHTAYSSAKFAVKGFTEALINDLRLHAPHVKCSVVMPGHIGTSIVSNSRKVQSADGSERLNADEVALTRKRMVAAGVPDADKMADEDIQAAFAERARSFLEDAPTTAAQAARIILDGVKAEQWRILVGEDAKRLDERVRATPEQAYERSFYESFTQEVGWRLG from the coding sequence ATGAAGGATTTTGCAGGAAAGATCGCCGTCATCACCGGGGGCGGCACGGGAATGGGACGCGAGCTCGCGCGGCAGCTCGTCGCCGAGGGCTGCAATGTCGCGATGTGCGACGTCTCGGAAGCCGCGCTGGCCGAGACCAAGCGGCTGTGCGAGGTGGAGAAGCTGCCGCAGGGCTTGCGCGTCACGACCCATGTCGCCGACGTCTCGATCGAGGATCATCTCAAGCGATTCCGCGACGAGCTCGCCGAGCAGCAGAAGACCGACCGGATCCATCTTCTGTTCAACAACGCCGGCATCGGTGGCGGCGGCAGCCTGTTCACCAACACCCGCGAGCAGTGGGAGCGCACCTTCAACATCTGCTGGGGCGGGGTCTATCTCGGCGTCCGCACCTTCCTGCCGATGCTGGTCGCGGCGGACGAGGCCCACATCGTCAACACCGCGAGCGTCAACGGCTTCTGGGCCTCGATCGGCATGAACCAGTCCCACACCGCCTACAGCTCGGCGAAGTTCGCCGTGAAGGGGTTTACCGAAGCGCTGATCAACGACCTCCGCCTGCACGCGCCGCACGTCAAATGCTCGGTGGTGATGCCCGGCCATATCGGCACCTCGATCGTCTCCAATTCGCGCAAGGTGCAGAGCGCCGACGGCTCGGAGCGGCTCAACGCCGACGAGGTCGCGCTGACCCGCAAGCGCATGGTCGCGGCCGGCGTGCCGGATGCCGACAAGATGGCGGACGAGGACATCCAGGCGGCGTTCGCCGAGCGCGCCCGCAGCTTCCTCGAGGACGCGCCGACGACGGCGGCACAGGCCGCCAGGATCATCCTCGACGGGGTCAAGGCGGAGCAATGGCGCATTCTCGTGGGCGAGGATGCAAAGCGCCTCGACGAGCGCGTGCGCGCCACACCGGAGCAGGCCTACGAAAGATCCTTCTACGAAAGTTTTACGCAGGAGGTCGGCTGGCGTCTCGGCTGA
- the plsX gene encoding phosphate acyltransferase PlsX — protein MPSKVRIALDAMGGDAGAAVVIPGAAISLNRHREIEFLLIGDRAKIEPELDRHPALKAASRIIHTDVAVSGEEKPSQALRRGRRTSSMWLAIDAVKKGEADVAVSAGNTGALMAMSRFHLRTLPGVDRPAIAGMWPTRRGDSVVLDLGASIGGDTHHLVSLAIMGAAMASVLFNKKRPTVGLLNIGVEEIKGHEEIREAGEILRARNLPELDYLGFVEGDGIGKGVADVIVTEGYSGNIALKAAEGTARQMAELLRDEMKRSWLSKLGYLFARNAFQALRNKMDPNKSNGGVLLGLNGIVVKSHGGIAAEGFAYAIDVGYEMVKFDLLNKINQMLNREGGALNSVQAAQEAVS, from the coding sequence ATGCCAAGCAAGGTTCGCATCGCGCTTGACGCCATGGGGGGCGACGCCGGCGCCGCCGTGGTCATTCCAGGCGCCGCCATCTCGCTTAATAGGCATCGCGAGATCGAATTCCTGCTGATCGGGGACCGCGCCAAGATCGAGCCCGAGCTCGACCGCCACCCCGCGCTGAAGGCCGCCTCGAGGATCATCCATACCGATGTCGCGGTCAGCGGCGAGGAAAAGCCGAGCCAGGCGCTGCGGCGCGGCCGCAGGACCTCCTCGATGTGGCTTGCCATCGATGCGGTGAAAAAAGGCGAGGCGGATGTCGCGGTCTCGGCCGGGAATACCGGCGCGCTGATGGCGATGTCGCGCTTCCACCTGCGCACGCTGCCGGGCGTCGACCGTCCGGCCATCGCCGGCATGTGGCCGACCAGGCGCGGCGATTCCGTGGTGCTCGACCTTGGCGCCAGCATCGGCGGCGATACCCACCATCTGGTGTCGCTCGCCATCATGGGCGCAGCGATGGCCAGCGTGTTGTTCAACAAGAAGCGTCCCACGGTCGGCCTGCTCAATATCGGGGTCGAGGAGATCAAGGGGCACGAAGAGATTCGCGAGGCCGGCGAAATCCTGCGCGCCAGGAACCTGCCCGAGCTCGACTATCTCGGCTTCGTCGAAGGCGACGGCATCGGCAAGGGCGTGGCGGACGTCATCGTCACCGAAGGCTACAGCGGCAACATCGCGCTGAAGGCCGCGGAGGGAACCGCACGGCAGATGGCGGAATTGCTCCGGGACGAGATGAAGCGGAGCTGGCTCTCAAAGCTCGGCTATCTCTTTGCGCGCAACGCCTTCCAGGCCCTGCGCAACAAGATGGATCCGAACAAATCCAACGGCGGCGTGTTGCTGGGATTGAACGGGATCGTGGTCAAGAGCCATGGCGGAATCGCTGCCGAAGGCTTTGCCTATGCGATTGATGTTGGCTATGAGATGGTCAAATTCGATCTCCTCAACAAGATCAATCAGATGCTCAACCGCGAAGGTGGTGCACTCAATTCCGTGCAGGCCGCGCAGGAGGCTGTTTCGTGA
- a CDS encoding integration host factor subunit alpha, which produces MTDQSKTVTRVDLCEAVYQKVGLSRTESSAFVELVLKEITDCLEKGETVKLSSFGSFMVRKKGQRIGRNPKTGTEVPISPRRVMVFKPSAILKQRINAQHRTNGDASKAQPEA; this is translated from the coding sequence ATGACCGATCAAAGTAAAACCGTAACGCGTGTCGATCTGTGTGAGGCCGTCTACCAGAAGGTGGGGCTGTCGCGCACGGAATCGTCTGCCTTCGTGGAACTCGTGCTGAAGGAGATCACCGATTGCCTTGAGAAAGGCGAGACGGTGAAGCTGTCCTCGTTCGGCTCCTTCATGGTCCGCAAGAAGGGTCAGCGCATCGGTCGCAACCCGAAGACCGGCACCGAGGTGCCGATCTCGCCGCGCCGGGTCATGGTATTCAAGCCGTCCGCGATCCTGAAGCAGCGGATCAATGCCCAGCACCGCACCAATGGCGACGCCAGCAAGGCGCAACCCGAGGCGTAA
- a CDS encoding DUF177 domain-containing protein produces MTRPIPASGPDPWRVPIIVAQIPDTGLHRKLEASAAERQAMAETAGLREVVSVQADFDVVPKSGNRIQVTGHVRARIGQTCVVTLDPMESDIDEEVDLIFAPEAEVRRLADLMEEGHDDQEQVADPPEAIVNGIIDLGRLATDVLFLAVDPYPRKPGVVFEAEVIAPDPEDHPFAVLKALQDGKKDK; encoded by the coding sequence ATGACCCGACCGATACCAGCATCCGGGCCCGATCCCTGGCGGGTGCCCATCATCGTTGCCCAGATCCCGGACACCGGCCTGCATCGCAAGCTCGAGGCCTCGGCCGCCGAGCGGCAGGCCATGGCTGAGACGGCAGGCTTGCGCGAGGTTGTCTCGGTCCAGGCCGATTTCGATGTCGTGCCGAAAAGCGGCAATCGGATCCAGGTCACGGGGCACGTCCGGGCTCGGATCGGCCAGACCTGTGTGGTCACGCTTGATCCGATGGAGAGCGACATCGACGAGGAAGTGGACCTGATATTCGCCCCCGAGGCCGAGGTCCGCCGCCTCGCCGACCTGATGGAGGAGGGGCACGACGATCAGGAGCAGGTCGCCGATCCGCCTGAGGCGATCGTCAATGGCATCATCGACCTCGGGCGACTTGCCACCGATGTCCTGTTCCTGGCGGTCGATCCCTATCCGCGCAAGCCGGGGGTCGTGTTTGAGGCCGAGGTCATCGCCCCCGATCCGGAGGACCACCCCTTCGCGGTCCTGAAGGCACTTCAGGACGGGAAGAAAGACAAATAG
- a CDS encoding beta-ketoacyl-ACP synthase III — MTQIRSVVLGCGSYLPEQVVTNAQLAARIDTSDEWIVQRTGIRERHIAAEGEFTSHLALKAAQAALADAGVDAQSIDLIVLATSTPDNTFPASAVAVQHGLGINHGAAFDLQAVCSGFVFGLATADNFLRTGAFKRALVIGAETFSRILDWTDRGTCVLFGDGAGAVVLEAQEQPGNAATDRGIVTTHLRSDGRHKAKLFVDGGPSSTQTVGHLRMEGREVFKHAVGMITDVIVDAFKATGLNADSIDWFVPHQANKRIIDASAHKLHIAPEKVVLTVDLHGNTSAASIPLALSVARKDGRIERGDLVLLEAMGGGFTWGSALVRW, encoded by the coding sequence GTGACTCAAATTCGTTCGGTCGTGCTGGGCTGCGGCTCTTATCTGCCGGAGCAGGTGGTGACCAACGCCCAATTGGCGGCGCGCATCGACACGTCCGACGAGTGGATCGTGCAACGCACCGGCATTCGCGAGCGGCATATCGCGGCCGAGGGCGAGTTCACCTCGCACTTGGCGCTGAAGGCGGCGCAGGCTGCGCTCGCCGACGCCGGCGTGGACGCGCAGTCGATCGACCTGATCGTGCTCGCGACCTCGACGCCTGACAACACCTTCCCCGCGAGCGCGGTCGCCGTCCAGCACGGGCTCGGCATCAACCACGGCGCGGCCTTCGACCTTCAGGCGGTGTGCTCGGGCTTCGTGTTCGGGCTCGCCACCGCCGACAATTTCCTGCGCACCGGCGCCTTCAAGCGCGCGCTGGTGATCGGGGCGGAAACCTTCTCGCGCATCCTCGACTGGACCGACCGCGGCACCTGCGTGCTGTTCGGCGACGGCGCCGGCGCGGTGGTGCTGGAGGCGCAGGAGCAGCCGGGCAATGCCGCAACCGACCGCGGGATCGTGACCACGCATCTGCGCTCAGACGGCCGTCACAAGGCGAAGCTGTTCGTCGACGGCGGCCCGTCCTCGACCCAGACCGTCGGCCATCTGCGCATGGAGGGCCGCGAGGTCTTCAAGCACGCGGTGGGCATGATCACCGACGTGATCGTCGATGCCTTCAAGGCGACCGGGCTCAATGCCGACAGCATCGACTGGTTCGTGCCGCACCAGGCCAACAAGCGAATCATCGACGCGTCCGCGCACAAGCTCCACATCGCGCCGGAGAAGGTGGTGCTGACGGTGGACCTTCACGGCAACACCTCGGCGGCCTCGATCCCGCTGGCGCTGTCGGTGGCGCGCAAGGACGGCCGCATCGAGCGCGGCGACCTGGTTCTGCTCGAAGCCATGGGCGGCGGCTTCACCTGGGGCTCCGCGCTGGTGCGCTGGTAA
- a CDS encoding MerR family transcriptional regulator: MDKAPDAFRTISEVAQELDIPQHVLRFWETRFSQIKPMKRSGGRRYYRPDDVDLLKGIRRLLYGEGYTIRGVQRILKEHGVKSVQGLADSAAAVSFGAIEDAVGASLMEPEEETGVRGARDSDDDDYQGEEEEGIDFRFSETDDEEILTTFRKGGTPAAPAGPSAIDRERLGRVLAELIACREMLDQALKDA; this comes from the coding sequence TTGGACAAGGCGCCGGATGCGTTCCGAACCATCAGCGAAGTAGCGCAGGAACTCGACATTCCGCAGCACGTGCTGCGGTTCTGGGAGACGCGTTTCTCCCAGATCAAGCCGATGAAGCGCAGCGGCGGCCGTCGCTATTACCGCCCCGACGACGTCGACCTGCTCAAGGGCATCCGCCGCCTGCTCTACGGCGAGGGCTACACCATCCGCGGGGTGCAGCGGATCCTGAAAGAACACGGCGTCAAATCGGTGCAGGGCCTTGCCGACAGCGCGGCCGCGGTCTCGTTCGGCGCCATCGAGGACGCCGTCGGCGCCAGCCTGATGGAGCCCGAGGAGGAGACCGGCGTCCGCGGCGCCCGCGACAGCGACGATGACGATTACCAGGGCGAGGAGGAGGAGGGCATCGACTTCCGCTTCTCCGAGACCGACGACGAGGAAATCCTCACCACCTTCCGCAAGGGCGGCACCCCCGCCGCGCCCGCCGGCCCCAGCGCCATCGACCGCGAGCGCCTCGGACGGGTGCTCGCCGAGCTCATCGCCTGCCGCGAAATGCTGGATCAGGCGCTCAAGGACGCCTGA
- a CDS encoding dihydrodipicolinate synthase family protein yields the protein MKARPTGVIPPMTTPFRKDGEIDYTLVAPQVDWMIGAGAHGVAAGGSTGEGHTLDHEEYRDLMEATVAAVKGRIPVIAGIIVDSTRDAIRRGKLVRDMNVAALQVTPVHYLFKPDDEAMVAHFRAMADETGMPIIIYNVVPWSYLSPALLTRIMTEVPLVVGVKQSAGDLKLFADLMMMAPDKLIYSAVDALMYPSYTLGAHGSIAAILTAAPHASVALWDAVKAGDHPRALDLHKKLLTLWNAVIADNLPACTRYAQTLQGLPRTYPRAPMPEASSAQQAAIRKALDGLGALNGRVEAAE from the coding sequence ATGAAGGCACGACCGACCGGCGTGATCCCGCCGATGACGACGCCGTTCCGGAAGGATGGCGAGATCGACTACACGCTTGTGGCGCCACAGGTCGATTGGATGATCGGCGCCGGCGCGCACGGCGTCGCAGCCGGCGGCTCGACCGGCGAGGGGCACACGCTCGATCACGAGGAATATCGCGACCTGATGGAGGCGACGGTTGCGGCGGTGAAGGGGCGCATTCCCGTGATCGCCGGCATCATCGTCGATTCCACGCGCGATGCGATCCGCCGCGGCAAGCTGGTGCGCGACATGAATGTCGCCGCGCTCCAGGTCACGCCGGTGCATTATTTGTTCAAGCCGGACGACGAGGCGATGGTGGCGCATTTCCGCGCCATGGCTGATGAGACCGGCATGCCCATCATCATCTACAACGTGGTGCCGTGGTCGTATCTGTCGCCGGCGCTGCTGACGCGGATCATGACCGAGGTGCCGCTGGTGGTCGGCGTCAAGCAGAGCGCGGGGGACCTGAAGCTGTTCGCCGACCTCATGATGATGGCGCCTGACAAGCTGATCTACAGCGCGGTCGATGCGCTGATGTATCCGTCCTACACATTGGGGGCTCATGGCTCGATCGCCGCGATCCTGACCGCGGCGCCGCATGCCTCCGTCGCGCTGTGGGATGCGGTGAAGGCGGGTGATCATCCGCGCGCGCTCGACCTGCACAAGAAGCTGCTGACGCTGTGGAACGCTGTGATCGCCGATAATCTGCCGGCCTGCACGCGCTATGCGCAGACGCTGCAGGGCCTGCCCAGGACTTATCCGCGCGCGCCGATGCCGGAGGCCTCAAGCGCGCAGCAGGCGGCGATCCGCAAGGCGCTGGACGGGCTCGGCGCGTTGAACGGGCGCGTCGAGGCGGCTGAATAG